GCCAGCAACAGCACAGGGCCCGAGGCATTACTGAAAGTTCTGGAACCATGATGGCTTGCGCTGACCAAGACAATCCTGCGGCTGGCAGCGCAACGCTTGAAGCCAAGCTCCCCGCGGACCGGCCTGCTCGTTCGACAACGTGGAAGGTCGGCGCGCTGATCACGGTAATCTTTCTGGCCGGCCTCGTTTGCGGCGCGGCAGGCATGCGCGCTTACATAAAGTCGAAACCGTTGATGAATTGGAATGATCTGCTGGGACGCGTTGCCAAGCGCATGCGATACGACCTGAACCTCAGTGAGGAGCAGCAGGCTGGTATCGCGGAAGTCGTCCGCGCCCATCAGCCGGAACTCGACCAGATTCGTTCTCGCACTGTGCATGAAATGCGAACCGAGCTGCAGCAGGTCATCGAAGACATGTCCGCCGTCCTCACGACCGAACAGGCTGACCGATTCCGTTCCGAGGCGCAGCCCAGCCTCGACAGGTATTTTCCTGCTGATGGTGATGTCACTCTAGTAAAGCCTGGTACGCCTTAGGCCGCGCCGCAACCTATGCACACAACTTCCAGCTCCCACAAACGAGCCATTGTCCTCTCACTTTCGTAAAAGGAACCCGCAATGCTGCGTTCAAAAGTCGCCCTGCTGCTGTGCGCCGCAGCCGTCTGCGTCGGCATGTCGGCCCGTGCCGACGGGGCCACTCGACTCGGCACGAAGATCGATGCCTTCTCGCTGAAGAGTCATTTCGGCAAGGAATATTCTCTCGACGACGTGAAAGACGCCGACGTGGTGGTCGTGGCGTTCCTTGGCGCCGAGTGCCCGCTGGCCAAGCTGTACGGACCGCGGCTGGCCGAATTGGCCGAGAAGTTCAAGGGGAGCAAAGTCGCCTTCTTAGGAATCGACTCGAACCGGCAGGACTCACTCGAGGAGATGGCCGCTTACGCAAAGCGACATAACATCGAGTTTCCGCTGCTCAAGGACACCGGAAACAAGGTCGCCGATCAGTTCGGCGCTGAGCGCACTCCGGAAGTATTTGTATTGGACAAGAATCGTATGGTTCGCTACCTAGGCCGGGTCGACGATCAGTACGGCTTCACCGACGGCGTCGGCTATCAGCGCCCCGAGGCGCAGCGCAACGATCTGTCTGAAGCTATCGCCGAAGTCGTTGCCGGCCGCGAAGTCAGCGTGCCTTCGACCGACGTGGTGGGCTGCAAAATCGGTCGCGTTCGTCAGCCGGCTACTGATGCCAAGGTTACCTACAGCAAGGAAATCGCTCGCGTCTTTCAGGAACATTGCGTCGAATGTCACCGGCCGGGCCAGATCGGTCCCTTCACGATGACCAGCTACGACGAAGTCGCTGGCTGGGGCGAAATGATCCGCGAAGTGGTCGATTTGAACCGGATGCCGCCGTGGCACGCGGACAAGAAGCACGGCACGTTCTCGAACGACATGAGTCTGAGCGACGACGAAAAAAAGCTGATCGCTACCTGGGTCGACAGCGGCTGCCCCGAGGGAGATCCAGCCGACCTGCCCAAGCCGCGTGAGTTCGCCAGTGGCTGGGTCATCGGCGATCCCGATGAGATCGTTTACATGCGGGACGAACCGGTCGACGTTCCGGCCGAAGGGGTGATCGAGTACTACCACTTCTCAGTCGATCCGGGCTGGAAAGAGGACAAGTGGATCATGGCGGCCGAGGCCCGGCCGAGCAGCTACGAAACAGTGCATCACATCCTGGTATTTGTACAGCCGCCCGGCAGTGGCGGTG
The Pirellulales bacterium genome window above contains:
- a CDS encoding redoxin domain-containing protein; translation: MLRSKVALLLCAAAVCVGMSARADGATRLGTKIDAFSLKSHFGKEYSLDDVKDADVVVVAFLGAECPLAKLYGPRLAELAEKFKGSKVAFLGIDSNRQDSLEEMAAYAKRHNIEFPLLKDTGNKVADQFGAERTPEVFVLDKNRMVRYLGRVDDQYGFTDGVGYQRPEAQRNDLSEAIAEVVAGREVSVPSTDVVGCKIGRVRQPATDAKVTYSKEIARVFQEHCVECHRPGQIGPFTMTSYDEVAGWGEMIREVVDLNRMPPWHADKKHGTFSNDMSLSDDEKKLIATWVDSGCPEGDPADLPKPREFASGWVIGDPDEIVYMRDEPVDVPAEGVIEYYHFSVDPGWKEDKWIMAAEARPSSYETVHHILVFVQPPGSGGGPFGRGGNRGDGPRDETKDAGEKGRNRGGRGFGGGRGGRGGGGGGIGGGNLIAGYAPGMNPMLATDGSTAMHVKAGSKLVFQVHYTPNGAPAKDRSCVGFKFVDPEKVKFQARSTSVANMFFAIPPGENDYQVSAEATFEHDTLVSNMTPHMHTRGKAFRYEVTYPSGEQEILLDVPRYDFNWQTTYELTKPKLLPQGTKLVCTAHWDNSTENLSNPDPAKIVTWGDQTFEEMMIGFYVEVFPKGEMPERPSGGRSLDQITPEKVFASLDANKDGKLTKDEVPGRIAERFDMVDLNRDGAVSVKELEMILKLFSAATGRRE